The genomic stretch ACGAGTACATTACTATTTACTACCCAATACCCATCCATGTGATATACTGATATATTCTCTAATTTTCTATTACGTCTTCAATTCACTATATTAAATGTACTAATGCTAGGTTTAGCTCAATATTTAGGTACAACCATCTAATGTACTGCCCTTTTAGTTACTTCGAATGGATTATTATTAGTACAATTGGGGTCCTTCAATCCTCTTTGTAATGAAATTTTTATACTTGTAATACATTATGTAACGGGTTAATTCCACGCCTGATCTAAAATGTCAAAATTATTTACACCAATTATCAAGCACTATCGATCAagattgacaataattaaaatgTAGAGAAAGACAAAATGCACGAAATTgtaaagaaaagaaatcaattaaAATCCTCTCTATTTCCTGTCAATGGTCCAAATTCTGTTCCGAGATGATCTAAGAGTCAATTGAAATATGTTCTACTAGaataaacagggagaaaatgaaatGGAGAGGGTACAGACTAAGACGGAAATGACCATCAAATGTCAAGATCTAAAGCAAGGAACAGTACTAAGATCCCAAAAACAAGAAAGCaaacatatgaaataataatgaagATTGTTAAAGCATGCATAACATGATGCCTCAATTGCCTCATATGGTCCAGCCATTCCAGCTCCTTCTCACCATTAACCTTTAATTCTGCCTTCCTTTAGCCTATCAAACCCACTTAATTTAGGATTATTTATTCAACTTCCTAAACCATGATTAAAGAAGGGTCCCAAGCTTCATTAGGAAGGCAAGTGCACCTAAACCGGCGCTCATTAAGGACATGCAGGCCAGGGTTCCACTTTCTGGCCGGACCCACCCGGTTCGCTTTTCTAAAGTGGGGGAATTTACAGGCTTAAACTGATGGGCCACCCTGGCCTATCTTACTTCTCAACATCATCATATCCCGCATCATATACTTTGCTTTTGGctcatttgtttacattgttACCTTTAGGTtctaaaataaaacaaattacacaaattttcatttatgatgtaattttccataaaaatgatTATGTTGTAAGTTTACCATGGTCACTAAGGTAAAATAATAGACGCAGCAAACAAACATCTACGATATCACAAGTTGTACGTGAGATGGTACGAGTCATGGACTTACGTGACTTCCTCGCCAACTAACTAACCAATGTACGTACTACCTCTAGTCAAATTTTTTGTTACGGAgtattttttattaaaataccTCTTTTAAGGTAAAGAAATTATTGAAACAAGAAATATTTTGGAGAATTATCAAAAAGATTACACATACTATGGAAAATTATGATACATTCCAGTTTGTACATGTTTGAATGATATTCTACATCCTAACTTATAAGACTTGGAAATTAAGAATTTGGTTCAAAACTCCGATGAGGTCAAAATGCAGGCAATTCGATCATAAGAGAAATTCGTAAGGGGAGTACTAGTTACTCGTACTAATTAAGTTGGTAAAACAAGAACAATAGTTATTCCTATGTTAGACCGTTATACATGTATCAAGTCATTAATTCATTTATAAAGCAGGTAGCATAAGGTAAGATTATTACATATAGTACGTATATAACGGTCTCATTTAAGTTATTGTGAAAATAAAGAAATACCTGTTTCACCAGCTTTTCGAAGGGCGAGTTCATGATCACTAATAATATCATCAACATCATTACTATTAGACAACAAAGCCTTGAGTCCCCTCAAATTCTTATGTGGAGACATAAACTTACATGCAATATTTTCAACCGGCATCGTCTCTTCTTCCTAAACTGACTCGACTCAAACCCGAAATCTCTTATCTAATCTACCTAGAAAATCCTTTCAAAAATCGAGAATTGTAAAACGGAAGTTGTGTAAAGTGAAGTTGGTTGAACAATAAGAATTGGATATTGTTGTTGAAATGttatgtttttcttttgtaaGAAGTAATGAAGGAAGGAATGTTTATAAAAAAATGGTGAGGTGTGGCAATTTGGAGAGACAGATAAAGTAATTAAAGggtataaataataaataaattaaaatatatgTGTCTCCTCGCTTGAAAGTAACGTTGGCGTTgaattgttattattgttttttttttcttttgaaattaAAAAGTGGAAGTTTTCTTTTTAATTTGAGCAAAAAAGTTGAAGGTTTGGTTTAGTTGAATGCAGATTGGCGGGCATACCGTTTGGGATTAACTTAGATTTTTGAAATTACTATGGAGCAGTTCATTTGTTGTACAGTTATGTTATCTCCATTTAACTgcggcaaacagatcgggtcatGACGgattcgtgtcacatgtaaacgggttaCAAACCCTttaacccaaacccgacccaactaaatctcgtgtcatgtcaatattTGGAAAGGTTAAGTATAGGGGTGATCAAATGTTCCATGTTGATTGTATTCTCTAGATCAACTCGTAATGTTATTTAGAGTCATGTACGTGTATAATCTCGATATTAAGGGGATTTGCGTCATAAGAGACGACATGTCCAAGGAATGGTCAGAATATCATCAACTACAAAATTGTTAAAACCACCATAAATTGTTCGAGTGAGTGCAGTTATCCGATGCTTGGGGTAAGGGACAAAACATGCGCGAATTGCGTGAACATATAGATTTGAGCATCAAATTGGATTCATATGTTAAATGACAAATTGGATTCATATGTAAGACCAACTCTTCAAAAAAAAACTACTTGAGGTGCATCGCATTGCTGGTAAATGTCGTCTTAGTAAACGTTTGTAAATCACGACCTTCAAAGTGATGTCTAGAGCAATCTTACACTTGTCTATCTAGTATAATGGCAATTAGGGCCATATCAAACCAAAAAAACAGCAAGCATTTAGAGCGTGTCATAGTTCACTAGAATTTCTTGCAAAAAGCAGTGAGCCAATTATAACTGCAATTAGCAGAATAAAAGCAGCAAATATGCCTTTAATGTTCCCAGAAGTTACTGAATTGTTGGCATCACCCTTTACAGCCTCAACTCTGCTCTTCCTTTTGTTAACGGCATCATCAGACGCTCGATACAAAGGCGTTGTCGCATCCCAAAAGGATCTAGCAGTCAGATTTGGAAGTTCCTTTTCTGGTTCCATAAAAGAATCATCTGTGGGAGTATCAATGGACAGCAACTCCACAAAGTGATCTCTAACAGCCTGAAACAAAGAATTTGTTAAAGGTAAACAAAGAGTGATCAAATGTACAACACCGTCAAAAATACGTGTGTACACTGTAAAGCCTTGCACCAGAAATGTTAATAACGTAGACCTAAACAAAAGACTAAGAAAAGACTAAGACTCAGATTCACTCTCTGACACACTCCAACAGTCCACTATATCACGTCAACAACATGCGTAGTCCAAAAGAGTATGTCCACTTCCCTCTTGTAGAACATCCTACACATTAATTTCCTCTTCAAGTTTGAGGTTTTTTAATGGGTGACTCATCAATTGAATACTTGGACGAAGGAATATAAATTTAAGTTCCAAGCCATGCAAATGACTGAAAAGATAATTTTGTGTCAATTAAATGGATGCCAAACCTCAAATGTTTCACTTGGTAGTAGATAGTCACAAACAAATGAGCCAGTAAGCCACGGAATGAAGACTCTCCGAGGAAATGGCAGAACAATTTCCTTTCTGCAATCGTCAATATCAGACAAGCAGTAAGAAAACTGAGAAATAATAAGCTGATCTTCTAAAATATCAGTACTTCTCACGGATTCACGATTATCAgacaaatgcaaaaaaaaaaaaaaaaaggagtacAAAATCATCGGATTCCAGGACTTGGTATTAGGCGGCACAGTTATAAGACCATCCAAAATAAAGGAAGTGATAACCTGTCATGTAAAGATGATTATACCTCAAAGGTTTTAAGATCATCTGGTAGACAGATTTTCCATCGGGCATTTCACTATTTGTTTCAGATTCATCTCTACAAGCTGCTGGCATTTCCCTCTCAGCCTCTTCAGCTATTATATCCAATCTAGTTCTCAAGctcctggtaatatcttcctacAAAACAAAGACAACATTGTTATAGCCAGACATGCTAAGGTAGGACAAGTGCTTGCAAAGTTATCAGGCAGACAACTGGTACTTTTCTCTTCTATCTGTCTTTCTTCACCAGCCAGGTGATTTCTGGTCTAACATCAAATCACGGGACCACTTACGACATTCATTGGCAGATCTAGATTATGGACATAGGATGACAtcaaaaaaaaaggttttttattcttttttctttttctacctaGTTTTTGTTATATACTCCATACAAACTTATAGTgcataatttttgtataaaaaataGCTTTAAACTTTCAACATGAATCTAGAGGCAAAATTCTAGGGTGCTGCACAAATAACCATCCAGAGGCTTTGACTTAGAGGTATCCCAGATAGAAAAACTCCAGGTACACTATGACATGGCATAAACTTCTTTCTGAATCAAGGTATAAGGACATCTGTGGTCGCCGGATGGTGTCACTAAACACGGAGAATGAAACAGACAGCACCATAAGTGACAATTTAGTTACACAAGTAATTTGGAATACCTTTATATCAGCCACAACTTGTGAAACTGGTTCTTTTGGGCTCAAATATGAGTACGAACAAACGGTGCCACAGAAGACTAGAACACCAACAACTTCCTTTCGGTTGCTAGCTTCGCATGCAAAAAAGGGGAACGTGTAAGAGTTATGCAGGAAATAATAATTAATGTGCAGATGAGGATAATAAGACCACCTTCCAGAGAGCCATGTTTCATAAATGGTACCAGCAGCTCAACTTCGTGCAATTTATCAGATGTACAAGGCAGATCTTCAGTTACAGTAACCTATAAATACACAGAATAATGAGGAACTTATCAGTTATCACACTTCACAAACGTCAAACTTTTAGAAAAAGGAAGCATCAAATACATGAACATGGCACGTGCCAGCCACGTGGCAAGCTTATAAAAGAGCTACAACAACAATACTGTGGTGGCGTCACACCTACACATAATAATGGAAGTTTTTTCCAGAAATTTTCACTACAGGGTGTTATACAAATACAACTAGTAATATTGTAATGGCAGAATCTCCTTATATATGGAAGTTATGTAACATTTCGGGCAATTTTGTACCATGGTCTGACTATATTTTAAAAACGTCAATAATCAGACATCGACAACATTGATGTCACTTAAATGTATTCGAGAGCCTCCTACCAGATCTCCATCAACCATTGCTATTGCATCTTTTAGCTCCTTTGCATGAATCGAGATGGTATCTCGTAAGATATCGTTCACTGTCCTAGTGCCTGAAAAATCTTCAGAAAAAACTGGCAACCTAGTAAATCATATACACAACAGTCAAGATACCAATAAACATTGTAGAACCTAAAACACCCAAACTTTAAAGCTTATAGACTAAAACAACATTAAAAGATCATAGTAACAAGACCTAGTACGGTAAAAATGAGTATTAAAAATTCTTTTTCCAATGGAAAAACCTACATAACAGTAATATGCGAGAAAGTGGTAAGCGACCCCCCCTAACTTTGTCTCATTGTGAAATCAAATCAAAGGGTCTTAATTTTAACAGTACTTAAATCGTCAATTACCAATTTCGTGCATTTATTATGACGTCATAAAATGAAAGATATAAATCACATTATTTACAAAAATAACATCTAGAATATagtcatacaacaacaacatcagagccttaatcccaaaataatttggggtcggctgacatgaaacATCCTTTGGAAccatccatgggtgaacgcacacctcaatgcgaaaaaataaaaaacaaaaagtgaaaaacaaaaggggagtgaaacataatacaaaagccaggtaaacttataggttttaaaatcaaaatccgaatttcttttataaaaacttagaatttaaatcgagaataaagattaaaacgattttgaaaaccgaagtaaaacTTAAGGGTCCGGAAAAACCTTAAAAGTGAACATTCTGAAGTTAAATTATGGGTGCCAATGGAAGTGGTGGGAAAATAATGctcacaaaagaaaaagaaaaatcatgAGAACAATTTTGATTGTGCTGCGTAAACCTACACCACAACATAACCCCACAATAGATAAAGTCTCACTAGTACCGGTATAAAGAGAACTTGACATCCCTCATTCACAACAAATACCAACCCAAGAATCAAGTACTCTCTCACAAAAGGGGGTCTTAGGTGGAGTAGTGGCTACATCTCTCAACCACAACACTAACTCAGAATCCCTTTTACACAGGATACCCATAAAAATGAATTTATTTTAGAATAATCTAGAGGTATAGCCCATATAGGTACATGTATACACTCAGGGAATTTTCTTTACACATGTATGTCATTAACCTTCTCCAATACAAATGTAAAACCTAGATATGTATCACAAACATGTAACAGACCAGGataaatgcttgtatcatatttCACGTGTGTATAATACACAGCACAAGTCCactttttattaattttatttcagCATATCGAAGGAACCAACCAATCTAAAGAGAAGTTTAGGCATGGCACTAGATAGAAATAAAGGTGGTTCACAATGACCTTCCTCAAGACCAAGGTTATTTAGGGAAAAAGAAACAACAAATAACCCTGGACTCTACACACTAAACTATAGATACTGTTTTACGGACTTTTTAAGAAATCACAGCCCTTTATGACTGAAGACCACAAAAGCAAAGAGCAGGGCAGAGCAGTGGTGAATAACATACAGAAAATAATCAAATTTTGATATAATCAATCTTAAGAGGTTTCTGTGGTCTGTGGCACATAATAATCTTCGTTTTAAAAGGAGTGAAGCGCACTGCAGCAACAAGAATCTGTGGCAACGAGGCGAAGGCGTGCACCTCATAGAAACGAGACACAATGTTTATGTAAATAAATTCGTGTTTTTTAGAAAGAAATTTTGAGGCATAAACCCAataattattttgaattttaagAGCGTAACATGTAAATGAGTAAAAAGTAGGGATAATGTTGCAAAGAGAAGAATAAAATAAAGGAACAGAAGGGGAAAAAAATGGAAATTGCATAGTACTGTACCTCGCTAATTGCCTTATATACAAGGTGCACTTAAGACATGCCAAAGCATTTCAAGTAGTGCCTCAAGCATGCTTTTTCAAACTTATGTAAGAACCAGAGTTAGCTTTCAACGTATAACAACACTTTCTAAAAAGTTTAAAAGCAAAGTATCCTAGTGTGCTGTGTCCATGTAAAAGTTAAGCTAAAATTTACACTTCTCAAAATGAGGAAACTACTGCTTGAAATGTAATCTCAAACTCTTGTACTTGTAAAGCATACTGGCAAAGATAGACTTATATAGCCAAAATAGAAACAAAAATAAACGACTTATATTGGTGATGAAATGCCAATTTTAGGACACTGTACCTCATATCTAATTTGTAAATACACCTAAAAGCTTGGAGTGAATTCAAGACCCTTCCCATTTTGAAATCACAAGGTCGAAGGCTGCTTGATGTTATATTTGAAGACAGTGAGCAACTTCTACATGTCCACCTAGCTCAAAAGACGATAAAATCATTCAGAATAGATTACACTATTACAGAACTAAACAAGTTGACAAAAGTGATGTATATGGCACATACATACAAATATATAGGTTACCTTCTGGGGCTATAGCTTATGTGAAGAAGCAACATCTCATCTGAACCATTTTTAGGTCGAGGAGCAGCATCTGCTACTCCCTTAACAGTCTACAGGCAAATATCTAGTCAGTATTAACTTCATAAGtcagaaaagaaaaataaaggttaGGGAGAGTTAAAAAAAATTACAGTCCTCAAATACAGCGACATTTTGAAGATTCACGTTTATGAATATAGTATTTGTAAACAAAGAACAATTGGGAGAATTAATAGCACAACACAAACATGAAAGAGTGGTCATAAGGAGAGGGAAAACCCGCTGCAGCTATAGTGATAGCATATATGGTTTTCTTAAACAGTAGCGTGCAAGAAAATACATAACCTCAAAGCTTAGGCATTATAATTTTTCTCTTTTTGAGTTTATAATGAATTTACGAAGGACAAAGTTAGCAAAAATACAAATGAGGTAAACAGATACACTGAGAACATCTGTAGTATTAAGATTGAAAGGTATTATGGAAGTATGGTACAGAAATACTATGGCTGGCACAAGAATGGAATTCTTCTTGTTTATCAAAGGAGGTTCAGATGGGTTTCATGTTTCACAAGGAGGAATTCACCTGATAGTCTTCTAGTTGAGAGCTACTAGGATTAGTGCCCGGAGCGTGTCCGGGGCTCCGGGCTTCCTATTCTTTCTTTAAGAGCTAATTAACTAATAAGGATGATAGTTTTGCTAACAAATAACACGCTTATCCACTAGGAGTAGCTCCTACAAGGAGACAATTTCTAGTCAGGGGTAAATAAGTTGTAGAATATTGTACAATTATGGGGACATAATTTTAAAGTAACTACCAGGGAGTTACAAGTACTAAAAATATTGTGTACGAAGTATGTTGTAATTACGTACATTGATTCATTTAATCAATTAAAGTGGAGGTTTATTTCTTTACATTAGACCTCGACTGATCATAAGGTGATGAAGATAAGCACAAACGCAAAGGTGATGCAACTAGAACTCGGGTAACTCAGCCACATTCGCGCTTACCAGTTTTAAAAGTCATTGATAGTAATCATAAACTGGGCTCAAAACCAGAATACGACAAAATTGCCCCTACGGGATCTCTTCAAACCAAAAAAAATTGCAGAAAGAAGAGAACCTGGGAAAGAAGCAATGTGGAATTTTTGAAGGCAGCTTCAGGGGCCCACAAATAGACGCCTACCACAGTAATGCCACCCACCATCATTCTTGAAACCTAAAAATATCAATCAATCCGACTCAAATCACCATTCCATGATTAAAGTTAAATATATAAAGAGGAAAAGCGGGGTGACATAACCTCACGAGCATGCTCAGCGACCCAATCCATATCAATGACCAAAGAAGAAGAAGGCGAAGAATTACTAGGATTGGTGTTCTTTTTCTTCTTGTTGTTCGAATCATCCTTGTTAACGAGAAAACAAGTGCGTTGTCCAGTTTCGTTTGATGGAGTGGGAGCCAAGTCGAAGATATAACCTCGGTCCGATTCTCGGCTCAATTTGCCGATCAACAAACCCACCTCCGCCGGTTCACCCGATGTAGAGAGCCTTTGCTCCGCCAATGAAAGCCGCTCTTCTTCTCCCACCACCCCTTTTaccatttttttcttcttttatttttctaCTGTTAGTAAGCAGTTCTGATTTCTCTTCCAATAATAAATTGTTCAGATTTCAGCGCCTTACTCTTCTGCGGCTCTTTTAAATTAACCGCTCACTAGTTTATGCCAATAAGAAAAATTAGTATTGGAAAAATTCCGACGCACCCCTAAAACTTTATCATCCAACAATAAGATTTAATGCCACATACGTCATATTATTATTGAGGAAAATATCAGCTGACAAGGAGATAAGTCAAGTAACATAAGAGATTACTCCGACCATAAACTTATTCATGTGAACTTACGGATCATCATACATTAATACATAGCACATTAGCCAACGGCCTAGGAAAATCTATTAATAAATATATCGATGCATTACACAGAACAATGCAACCAtggaagaaagaaacaaaaacaatCAAAAACCAGGCGAACAACACTCAATGAGCCACAATCCCGCCATACCCAcagataagagaaattaatactccctcctattcaccggAAGTGTCCACTTTTATTAAAATATTCCTCACATATATTCAATAAAGTGGACACTTCAAGGGAATAGGAGGAAGTACTATTTAATGGACTCAAAATGTACATTATTAACAAACATTTTGCCCCTTCCACCAGCAGCCCTTGCCACGACCACCAAGACTGCTGCTAGGACATACATCAGGCTTCCAGACCAGCAGCACGCAGCCTGCCAGCTGCAGCAATATTGTTTGGCTGCCTGCTCAACCAGCCCAGCACCACGCCGCGCCATCTGCACACCCATACCAGTCGAGCCACCTCACACCCAACAATCACAGAGAGAATTGAAAACAAAGAACCAAGTGTGAATTACATTGTGATACAACTCCCCTGCGTCCATGAACCAACCTTACTCAGCAGGTGAACCACAACCAAACATGCATAACAAAGACAGAACAAGGACCAAGCACAATCCATGAGACCACGGCTGGCTGCTCATCTCGGCTCCCTGCTCAATACTCACAGAATGACACCCACAACGACGACCAAATAACTCAACAGAACCCCCGGCCCGTAAAAACCAACAGATAAAACTCCTAATTCGACATCAATGCAAAACTCACTCTCTCAAAGACATTAACTCATTATAGTAAGCTAAAATTTAAGAATTCGATCCACAATAATTGCCACGAAAATAAGCATGAAATCAgtgattaaaccctaattaaatCATCATCAAGCTAAATAGCTAATATCaataacccaaaactaaaattCGAAAATGATCAAACAATGAGGACAATCGATGCACAAAGTTTCAATTACAAACACATAGAATTTCCTAATGAAAACAAAGTCGAAATTGCAACACATACAAGTATAAGGTCCTTGTTGCCTGAAATTCGTCGTCCAAATCACCGATTTCTAAATGCTGTTCTTGAATTAGGTTGATCGCACTTGTGTTGGGAGTGCGTGCGATTTGCCAGGTCTACAGTCAAGGGATTTTGTTTGTAACTTCTTTTGTAATTTTGGACATTTTTACTAGTAGTGTGGAGTTGTTCTCCGAATCGGAAGATCAAACCGATTCGCACAATTACCTCAATTAGCTGTCCATATGCTATTCGGAAATTTACGCGGTACGTATACCTTATATTTGATACGGAGTagtatctataaaatataataaaaagctatcctaaaatgacaaataaatgtTACCTAGACAAAGTCAAGCAGAATCCAAAAAGCCaattagattaaaatttaatgtgacgtggcatatttaaatCTGATGTTGCATATTATTAATGTGACATGggttattaatttattattacatgacattaatttaaatcatttatctataaattaatttaattcacttatatatctataatatgaaaggatattatcattattcttaaattagttttgtatattaaatatattgtcttccaaaatttatataacccttcaaaaattacatcaaatttcataatttataattaatattgacattttaattgaaatttttataataaaacatgttaataaagttcataatttataattaaaattgaaatttttgtaataaatcatgttaaggaattaattaaacctcttcatattactaaacactcaccattattaacattttcctatttaattcgtTTTTTTAGAACTTTTGTAATAAAActtgttaataaattaattaaacatcttcatattactgaacacccaccaATATtaatattttcctatttaatttttcttaattaaacatggtaataaattgattaaaactcttcataatacttaacacacaccaaattaattaaaagttttttcctatttaattaatttttgtaatataatattttattaaaactccttatattactgaacacccataatctataaaatcttattaaaagccTAACCTAAAAACTGTGACATGTCATGTTTAATTGTGGCGTGAcaacttttaatgtgacatggcaaa from Silene latifolia isolate original U9 population chromosome 5, ASM4854445v1, whole genome shotgun sequence encodes the following:
- the LOC141657211 gene encoding uncharacterized protein LOC141657211; protein product: MVKGVVGEEERLSLAEQRLSTSGEPAEVGLLIGKLSRESDRGYIFDLAPTPSNETGQRTCFLVNKDDSNNKKKKNTNPSNSSPSSSLVIDMDWVAEHAREVSRMMVGGITVVGVYLWAPEAAFKNSTLLLSQTVKGVADAAPRPKNGSDEMLLLHISYSPRRWTCRSCSLSSNITSSSLRPCDFKMGRVLNSLQAFRCIYKLDMRLPVFSEDFSGTRTVNDILRDTISIHAKELKDAIAMVDGDLVTVTEDLPCTSDKLHEVELLVPFMKHGSLEASNRKEVVGVLVFCGTVCSYSYLSPKEPVSQVVADIKEDITRSLRTRLDIIAEEAEREMPAACRDESETNSEMPDGKSVYQMILKPLRKEIVLPFPRRVFIPWLTGSFVCDYLLPSETFEAVRDHFVELLSIDTPTDDSFMEPEKELPNLTARSFWDATTPLYRASDDAVNKRKSRVEAVKGDANNSVTSGNIKGIFAAFILLIAVIIGSLLFARNSSEL